Genomic DNA from Salinibacter pepae:
TCAGCGCTCTTTGCACTCGCCCTGGGGACCCTCGGCCTTCTGGCCCTTTCGGGGTGCTCGGCCGGAAACCCGAACATGAGCGCCGCCGAGGACGCCATGGAGCAGGAACGCTACGAGCGGGCCCTCGCCAATGTCGACTCGGCCATTGCCCAGGACTCGGCCAACGCTCAGGCCTACGCAATGAAGGCCCGGATCCTGCGCCAGATGGCCGACAGCACGGCGCCGCCCGAGGCGTACAAGCAACGCTACCGGCAGGCCCGCCAGGCGGAGGAGAAGGCCATCGAGTTCGACCCGGGACGACGAAGCGACATCAAAAACCAGCGCGAACTCGCGTTTATCCAGGAGTTTCAGAAGGGCGCCGATGCCTTCAACCGGGCCCAGCAGTCAAGCCAGAAGTCCGATTACCTGCGCGCAGCGGCGTACTTCGGGGCCGCGGGCGCGATCCGTCCGGACTCGACAGGGCCCATCCGGAACGAGGCCTTTGCCCGCCTGCAGGCCGCCCGCCTCGAAGGGGGCGACCAGGGCATGCAGGAGATGTCCAACGTGATCCCCATTCTGGAGCGCTACCTCGAGAAGGAGGACGAGCCCGAAAGGGACGTGTACAGCATTCTTTCCCAGCTGTACCGCCAGGGGGACCAGCCGGAACAGGCACTTGAGGTGACCGAACGGGCCCTCGACGATCTCTCGAGCCGTCCCACCCACTTCCGCATCCAGGGGACGCGTGGCCTGAGCTACACCGGGACCATCGAGGCCGGCGGCACCTCCCGACAGGTGAAGGGCACCACGCCGGACCGGATTGAGTTGTCGACCAGCGACGGCACGGTCACCGGCGCCTTCCGGAAGCAGGACGGCGGCAAGAAGCAGACGAAGGGGCGCCTGCAGGTCGGCCTGTACACCCAAGGCACCCAGGTGGCCAACAGCCGGACCACCGCGCTCGAAGAGATCACGATCTCGGAAGACCTATCCAGCGTGACGCCCCTCGCGGAACTTCAAAACCAGCGCCTGAGTGCCCTCAACAGCACCGGAAACACCGAAAAGGCCATGCAGGCCTACCGGGAGCAAATTGAGAAGAACCCGGAGAATGCACGCTACCGGTACAACTACGGCTCCCTCCTGCTGAACTCCGACCGGTACGACGAGGCAATCGAGCAGCTTAGCGAGGCCGTGAAGCTGGACGGCGACGACCCCAAGAAGCAGTACAACCTCGGTGCGGCCTATCTGAACAAGGGCGTCGTTTTGCAGGACAGCCTAGTGTCCGCCCGCGACTCCGTGATGGACCAGAACCGCAAGCCAACCCAGGAGGAGGCGCAGATGATTAAGGACCTGGACGAACAGCGCCTCCAATTTTTCCAAAACGCCATTCCGCCCCTGGAGCGGGCCCGGCAGCTGGCCGGCCCGAACGGGCAGTACCGACAGAACGCGTGCTCGGCCCTCCTCCAGGCCTACGTGCAGACCGAGCAGACGGACAAGGCTGAAGACGTAAAACAGTGTGCCGGTGCGGGCGGCAACACGAGCGGCGGAAGCGGGGGACGATAGCCCCCCTGCCTGCACGAACCTCGTCTTGGTTCAACGCTCGCCCCGGGCCTCTCACGAGAGGCCTGGGGCTTGCTGTTTGCGGGCCCCTCTCCGGGAGCCGCGCCTGAGATGCCGCCCCGCCGAGTGCCGCACGTCTCTTTCTCTTTCGAACGTACCGTTCCCCTCATGCCCGACTCTTCCCCCCACGATGATGCTGCCCTTGAGGCCCCCGAGGCCGATGGATTCGGAACCCGGGCCGTGCACGCCGGGCAACAGCCCGACCCCTCCACCGGCGCGGTCATGACGCCCATCTACCAGACCTCCACGTACGCCCAGGCCGCCCCGGGCGAGCACAAGGGGCACGAGTACTCGCGGGTCTCGAACCCCACCCGCACGGCCCTGGAGGGCAATCTGGCCTCCCTGGAGGGGGCCGAGCACGGCATCGCGTTCAGCTCCGGCGTGGCCGGCATCGACGCCATCGTCAAGAGCCTCCGCCCCGGCGACCACGTCGTGGCGACGGACGACCTGTACGGCGGCACCTACCGGCTGCTCCGGGAGGTCTTCGAGCCGCTCAACATTCAGACCTCCTTCGTGGACATGAGCGACCCGGACGCGGTGACGGACGCGTTCACCGAGGACACGGCACTGCTCTGGGTCGAGACGCCCACCAACCCGCTCATGCGGCTGGTCGACATTGAAGCACTCGCCGAGCGGGCCCACGCCCATGACATCACGGTGGCCGTGGACAACACCTTCGCCACCCCCTACCTGCAACAGCCCCTCGCCCACGGCGCCGACCTCGTCCTCCACTCCGCCACGAAGTACCTGGGCGGCCACTCCGACCTCATCCTCGGGGCCGTGTGTACGAACTCGGACGAGTGGGCGGAGAAGCTGCGCTTTCAGATCAAGAGCACCGGCGCCGCCCCCGGGCCCATGGACTGCTTCCTGACGCTGCGCGGGACCAAAACCCTTCACCTGCGCATGGAGCAGCACTGCTCCAGCGCCCGGCGGCTGGCCCAGATGCTCAACGCCCACGACAAGGTGGGGCACGTGCGGTACCCTGGCCTTCCCTCCCACCCCGGCCACGCCCTGGCGCAGAAGCAAATGTCGGACTACGGCGGCATGATCTCGTTCGAGCTGGCCGACGACGAGATGGACAAGGCCCTCGCCGTTCTGGACGCCGCCGAGGTCTTTACCCTCGCCGAGAGCCTCGGCGGGGTGGAGAGCCTCATCGAACACCCGGCCTCGATGACCCACGCCTCCATCCCCGCCGAGGAGCGCGAAAAGATCGGGCTTACGGACTCGCTGATTCGCCTGAGCGTCGGGGTGGAGTCGTTCGGGGACCTGCGCGACGACCTCGATCGCGCACTGTCCCGCGTCTAGCCTCTGTACAGGGGGACTACCACCCCATCGTGCCGGGCCCGCCCTTAAAGGGCCCCACGACGTCGTCGGTAATCCACCCGCCGTAAAAGTCGCCCTCCTGCGCGCGGGCCTCCTCCTCGCCCACGTAGCACGCGTCGACCTTGCTGGCGTAAAACGTAACGTAGTCCTGCAGCTCGGCAAACCGGGCCGTCGGGTCCGGATAGCCCCAGGCCGCGCTCCGCGCGGAGCGGCCGCCCACCGTGAGGGTGTAGTACACGGCCCGCCCCTTGAACTCGCACATCGTGGTCTGCTGCTCGCGCTCCAGGTGCTCGGTGGCGATGTCGTCCGGGGGCAGGTAGTACACCGGCGGATGGCTCGTCTCGAGAACCCGCAGCGCCCCGGTCGTGTCGGCGATGGTCACCTCGTTGAAGAGGACCCGGATGCGCCGATCTTCCGGTTCGAGGGCTGGCGGGCGGGGATAGTCCCAGACGGATTCTTGATCGGGCTCGGGTGTGGTGGGGGTTGGCATGACGAGAGCGTACAATGGAGGAAAATGAGAGGCGAGAAGGTCCGTGGCCTCGGGGGCCGTCCTAGTCTGAGGAAGGGGTCGCCCGAAGTCGACGGATCATCTCGTCCCGATCGACCGTCCCCTTGCCCTCCTGGGCCCAGTCCTCAGGGGCAACCCGGACACACCCGGAGAGTCGTGTTCCCAACCTTCCGAGTACGTCCCGGAGTGCCGCCTCAGAGGGCCCCTCCGAGGCCGACGGATCGACGCAGAGGGCGACCGACAGGTCCTCCCCGGCCGGCGTAAACAACAGGGCGTCGTGGAGACTCGGAAACTGGCCCTTGAGGCGTGCCTCCCACGCCCCGGCCCGGACGAAACGTCCGTTCGACAGCTTGAATGCCGTGTCTTTGCGTCCTTCGAAGTAGAGGGCATCGCCCTCCCGACGGACGAGGTCGCCCGTGCGGACGGTCCGATTCGGGGCCCGTCGATCGAGGCCCTCGTGCCGCCGCCACACGCCCACGCAGGCGTTCGGCCCCTCAAACAACAGTTCGCCGTCTTCTGCCACCCGCACCTGGCATCCGAGGGGGCGCCCCAGGTAGTGTGCGGCCCACTCGCCCGGCGCCCCCAGCGCAATGCCGGGCGCAGCCTCGGTCTGCCCGTACCCCGCACGGAGCCGCGTCTCCGACAGGCGATCCGCGAGCGGCCCTGCCACCGGGGCGCCCCCCACGATGCCCCCATGCAGGCGGCGAAGCAGCGCGGGGCCGCGGTCGGTCGCCCACAGGCGCCGAATCGTGAGCGGCACGGCCGAAAGGTGGGTGGCCCCCCACGCCTCGCCCAGGGCCACCAGGGACTTGGGATCGCGCCCTCCGGCCGGATCCCGGATGATTTCGGCACCGGCCAGGAGCGCCGGCAGCAGGTCCAGCACCAGCCCGAAGACGTGCGACCAGGGAAGCACGGACAGCACGCGCGCCCGGCGCAAGGTCAGGTGCGGGAGGTGACTCGCCAGCACCGACAACACGTTGCGGTCCGAGAGCGCAATCCATCGGGCCCGCTCCGTGGTGCCCGAGGTGCGCAGGAGAAAGCGAACGGCAGGGGTCGGGGGCGTCTCCACTGGCCGGAGCGCATCCGGCACGGAGGCCGGCCCCGCGTACGGATCCGCAGTCCAGCGGCACGGTCCGAACTCGGGGGCGACCGCGGCCCGGGCGTCCAGGGCCGCGCACACGCCATCGATGTCGTCGTCCGGCCGCGCCACCGCAACGGTGACGCCCTCCCACAACGCAGCGATGAGGACCTGCACGAAGGCCGTTGACGGCGGCAGGGCCACGACGAGCCGGTCTCCGGCCCGGAGCGACGCCTCGCGGAACGAGTCCGTCCACCGCCGGGCCCCCGTCCACAGCGATCCTGCCGGGGTTGCGGCACCGTTCTTCACGAGGGCGGGCAGCCCCTCGTCCCGCAGGTGCTCGTAAAACAGCCCCCGCCACGGGTTCTCGCCGGCGGTCGCCCCATCGAACGAGCACTGTGAGCGCGCAGCGCGCAGGTCCGCAACAACCTCGGTGGGGGCCGCCGGCGCGGGCCGCGCAGCGCTGCCCGATCGAGATGGGGGAGTCGTCGTCTCCATGGAAGGTCGGGCAGGGGGGGCGTAGAACACGACGAAACCGACGAACGAGGACCGGGCCGTCAGCCGGACGTTCCGTTCGTCTCTTCCTCCGGCTTGACGGGCAGCTCGGGGTGATCACGCTCCGCGTACAACTCTTCGAGCTGATCCGCCATGTTTTCAATCATCCGAAGCGCCTTTTCGGGGTTTTCCACCCCGGCCTCCACGAGGGCCTCGCGCTGGACCGATAGGGCCTCCGCCTGCTTCCGCAGACGCCGTACTTCGGACACGACGGCGTCGGAATCCTCCACGGCGAGCACATCGACCAGTTCGCTCCATTGTGCTCGGTACCAGTCGAGGTCGTGGTCGTCGTTCATTGAACTGACGGTCTTGGACGCAAGGTTGAAACGAGTCCTCCCCCACTCGCGGCCGGAGGCAGGCGCTCTTGGGTTAACAACGAGTGGGGTCGCATCGTGGGTTTTCTGTGTGGGAAGCTTGAATTTGGGCCTTCAACGGGCGGTTCCTGTTCACAGAACAACGATCCCGAAAAAGATGCCTCGCCCTACGTCGCCTCCAGTGCATCGATCTGCTCCCGCAGTTCTCCACAAAAGCGGTCCGCGAGGGCCTGCGCGTCGTCCTGGGTCGGGGCTTCCGTGTACACCCGGAGAATGGGTTCGGTATTGGAGGGCCGCATGTGCACCCAGGACTCGTCGAAGTTGATTTTGAGCCCATCGAGGGTCGACTGGTTCGTGCCACTGTATTTCTCCGCCAGCGCTGCGAGGAGCCGGTCGGGGGCCACGTCGGGGAGCGGCAGGTTGTCCTTCGCCATGGCGTAGTGGGGCAGGTCGTCGTGGAGCGTTCCCAGGGACCGCCCCGAGTCGGCCAGGTGTTGAAGAACGAGGGCCGTTCCGGCGAGGGCATCCCGGCCGTAGTGCAGGCCCGGTAGAATGACGCCGCCGTTCCCCTCCCCGCCCAGCACAGCGTCGACCTCCTTCATGCGCTGCACCACGTTGATCTCGCCGACGGCGGAGCGGTAGACCGGCTGGCCGTGGCGGGCGGCCACGTCGTCGATGGCCCGGGACGAGGACAGGTTGGTCACGAAGGGCCCCTCGCGGTGCCGCCACAGGAAGTCCGCCGCCAGCACCTGAGTAAGCTCTTCCAGCACGAAGCGCCCCTGGTCGTCGACCAGGGCGAGGCGGTCGGCGTCGGGGTCCACCGCCAGCCCGAGGTCGGCCTCGTGCTCGGGCACCGCCGCCGTGAGCTCAGTGAGGTGATCGGGGCGCGGCTCGGCGGGATGGGCAAAGGCGCCGGTGGGATCGCAGTGGAGGCAGTGGACGTTCTCTTCGGCCACGCCCAGGCGGTGCAGGAGGCGCGGCAGGGCAACCCCGCCCACGGAGTTGATGCCGTCCACAACCACGCTCAGGTTCTGCGCGGCGATCCGCCCCGGATCAATGAGGTCGAGGGCCAAGATCTCGTCGATGTGCTCGGGAAGGGCGTTGCGGGAGCGGTACCCGCCGAGGGCGGCGTGCGGTACAGGGGCGGCCTCTCCGGCCTCGGCACGTTCAATGACGGCCTCCCCTTGTGCCGGCGTCAGAAACTCTCCCGCCTCGTTGAGCAGCTTGAGGGCGTTCCACTCTTCCGGGTTGTGCGAGGCGCTCATCACGATGCCGCCGGCGGCTTCTTCCTGCAGCACGGCCATCTCGACGGTGGGCGTGGTGGCCATTCCGAGGTCCACCACGTCGCACCCCATCCCGCGCAGCGTCCCAATGACGATCTGGGCGCAGGCGTCTCCGGATGGGCGGGCGTCGCGCCCCACGACGACACGGGATGGGCGGTCCACGGCATTGGCCCGTTCACGACACCACGTGCCGAAGGCCCCGGCATACCGCACGAGGACGGAAGGATCCAGGCCCTGCCCGACGATGCCACGGATGCCGGAGATGGACGCAATCAGGGTGTCGTTCGTAGCCATGAGTCAGGGAGGGGATGGAAACAGAGTTGACCGTGCAGGCGAAACAGGTGCGCGGCGGAGGAGATGGGAAAAGGCCGAAAAGGCGTAGGAAAGCCCCCACCAATGGTTCCCGTTTGCGGCCTCTTTACGGAACCGGAATGCCCCCCTCTTGGTGGGATCGTTAAGCCTAAAGATCTTAGAAAGACGTTTGGTTTTGCTACGGTATTAACGGCTTCTCCACCGCCATGTCTCCCTCACGTTCTCGTGCTTCCGACTGGACCTGGCGCCGCCGGTTCTCGGCGTGTACGGTCCTCCTGACCGTCTTTCTCCTCTCCTGGGGTGGGGTGGTGACCAGTATCGGCGCCGGCATGGCGTTTCCGGACTGGCCCACCTCGCTCGGCTCCTACAACCTCATCAATCCGGTTGAGGAGTGGTGGCTGGTGCCGGCCTATCTCGCCGAGCACGGGCACCGCCTCATCGCGAGCCTCGTCGGCGCGTTCACGGTGGCGTTGGCCGCCTGGACCTGGTGGGAGGACCCACGGGCCTGGATGCGGAAGCTGGGCCTCGCGGCCGTCGCGCTGGTCGTCCTTCAGGGCCTCCTTGGGGGCCTGCGCGTCCTTTGGGTCTCGCTGGACCTCGCGATGGTGCATGCCTGCGTCGCGCAGCTCTTCTTCGCCGTCCTGGTGGCCATGACGCTATTCGTCACCGACACGTGGCGCCGCCGGGACGGCGTGTTGCCCCAGACCGACTCCGCCCGTCACCTGCGCCGCTGGGCGTACGCCGCGGCCGTGTTCATCTACCTGCAGATTGTCCTGGGGGCCCTGCTGCGGCACCCGGGGGCGGGCATGTCGGGGGGCTACACGACGCTGCACGTCGCCGGGGCCTTTGCGGTGGTTGGGGTCGTCCTCGGGGCCTTCGTGGTCGCGGAAAAGCACTTTGACTCGGTGCCGGCGGTGCGCCGCACCGCCTGGGTCCTGCTTGGCACCATGGGGCTTCAGTTTGCCCTCGGCCTCGCATCCCTGCTTCTCACCCTGTACGAGCCGGGCGGTCAGGCCGGCGTCATTGCGTACGTGGTGCTCACGGTGGCTCACCTCGTGGTCGGCGCCGTGCTGCTCGGGGCGTCGGTCGTGATGAGCCTGTTGACGTCGCGTCGCCCCCAACACGCATCCCCCTCTGCCCCCACCAGTGGCGCGACGCGGGACGTCCCCGAGCGGTCGCTCGCAAGGGCCGAGCCGTAGCCCCCACAGCGCTTGCCCCTTCGCCGCTCTTCCTGCCTGATCATTCTCGTTCATGGAGTCCCCACCCAACGGGTCGTCCGACTCCCCTGTGGCCGTTACGACGGCCCCCTCTACGACCGACGCGCAGGCCTCCGGGCGCACCCTCGGGGCCGTGCTCTGGGACTACCTCATCCTGGCCAAGCCCGAAATTTCGTCGGTGGTCACCCTGTCGGCGTTCGCGGGCTTTTTGATCGGGTCCCCGACCGGGCTGGACGGCGGCACGTTGCTCTGGACCATGCTCGGTACGGCCCTCTGTGCCGGAGGCGTGGGCACGCTCAACCACGTGCTGGAGCGACGGTACGACGCGCAAATGAAGCGGACGGCACAGCGCCCCCTTCCCGCCGGACGGGCCGACCCCAAGATGGCCCGGCGCGTGGGCATCCTCCTGATCTGCCTTGCCGTTGGCCTCCTGTGCCCACTCGTCAATGTCCTCACGGCCGTGCTGGCGGCCCTCACGGCCGTGCTGTACCTGTTCGTCTACACGCCCCTGAAGCGGACGACGAAATGGAACACGCTGGTCGGGACGGTGCCGGGGGCGCTTCCGGCCCTGGGCGGCTACACGGCCGCAACCGGCCACCTTGGAGCGGGCGGATGGGCGACCTTTGGGATCCTCGCGACGTGGCAGATGCCCCACTTTCTGTCCCTGGCCTGGATGTACCGGAAGGACTACGCGCGCGGCGACTACGCCATGCTGCCGGTCGTGGAGCCGGACGGCAACTCCACCGCGGCTCAGATGATCGGCTTCGCCGCGCTGCTCGTGCCCGTGAGCGTTCTGCCGGTCCTGACCGAGGCCGCCGGGTGGATCTACGGCGCCGGCGTGGTGCCGCTCGGCCTGTGGTTCCTGTGGACGACGATCGTCTTCCACGGGGAGCGGACGGGGCAAAAGGCCAAGCGTGTTCTGAAAGCATCAGTGCTTTACATCCCGGGCCTCGTGGCCCTCCTGCTCGTGGACTGGTTTCTCTGAGTCCCGACGGGCGGCATTCCGCCGCCGCCCCCAGTGCTTCCCTGTTTGAACGCCCACACGCAACCCATCCATGCCCGCCCCTGCCGTCGACATTCAAAAGGTGCACCACAGCTACGGGGCCCACCCGGCCCTGCGGGACGTCACCCTCCAGGTGGACCCGGGCGCGCTGTACGGCCTGCTCGGCCCCAACGGCAGCGGCAAGACAACGCTTTTCCGAATCCTGTCGACACTGATGCCCCCCTCGGAGGGCCGGGCGCGCGTCTTTGGGCTCGATACGGCTCGGGAGTCCGGGGCCGTGCGGCAACGCATCGGGACGGTCTTCCAGGAGGCGGCCCTCGACGAGGCGTTGACCGTCCGCGAGAACCTGCGGTTTCAGGGCGCCCTTTATGGCCTGCACGGCGCGGAGCGTCGCGAGCGCACCGAAGACCTGCTCCGGCGCCTCGACGTGGCCGACCGGGCGGCCGATCCGGTCGCCGACCTGTCGGGGGGGCTCCGGCGCCGCGTGGACCTCGCCCGCGGCCTGCTGCACCGCCCGGACCTGCTGCTGCTCGACGAGCCGACCTCGGGCCTCGACCCCGCCGCCCGACGCACGTTCTGGGCGGCCGTGCAGCAATTGCGGGCGGACGAGGGGACCACGCTCCTGCTGGCGACCCACCTCATGGACGAGGCGGAGCGCTGCGACCGGGTCGGCATTCTCTCGGACGGGGCCCTGGTGGCCGACGGCCGGCCGAGCACCCTGAAGGCCGACCTGGGGGACGAAACCATCTGGCTGGAGGCCGACGCCCCCCCCGCCCTGCGCGACCGCATCGAGGCCCAGTTCGGCGTGCCGACCCGCATCGTGGGCGCGACCGTGCAGGTCGCTCCGCCCGATCCGCCCGCGTTCCTGTCGTCGCTCTACGAGGCCCTGAGCGACCACATCCGGAGCGCCACGATCCGGACGCCAACCCTGGAGGACGTGTTCATGGTCCATGCCGGCGTCTCCCCCACGGAGTCCCGCGAGCGCGTTCTCGCCCGCGGGGACGACTCGAACGACTAAGTAGACACGCAAAAGAACCTTCCGGGTGCGTCATTCCGGGCGTAGCGAAGCGGAGCCGAGACACGAGCGAAGCGACTGATGAACTAAATCTCTTCGCAGGCCGGCAGAAGCGCCCGTCCGACCGATGAGTCCTGAAATCAACATCCTCGCCGAGTCGGGGCAATTTCCAGCGGATGACCCTGCGGGCCCCTTCGACGCCCGCCTCCCTTCGATCGTCGGTCGCTCAGAATAAGCTCGAATAAATGTATTTCCTCGTGTCTACTTAGGCGTCCGCCACTGCCCTCTCCCCTTGCCTTTCCCCTCCCGCAGAATGAGTGCACTGCGCACCATTGGGGCCCTCACGGCCCGCGAAATGCTCAAGTTTGTCCGCGACCGAAGCCGCGTGCTGGGCGCCCTCGCACAGCCGCTGGCCCTCTGGCTCCTGTTGGGGCTGGGGTTTCAGAACACCTTTCAGCCCCCGCAGGGCAGCGTCGGGGGGAGCTACGGGGCGTTTCTCCTACCGGGCATCCTCGCCCTGGTGCTCCTCTTCACCGCCATCTTCTCCACCATCTCCATCGTCGAGGAGCGCACGTCGGGCTTCCTTCAGGCCGTTCTGGTCGCCCCCACCCCGCGCACGGCGCTCGTCTTCGGCACCACCCTGGGGGGCACCCTGCTGGCCACGGTTCAGGCCCTGCTGTTTCTGGGCGCCCTGCCGCTCATCGATCTCTCGCCCGGCGTGGCGGGGGTGGGCATGATCGTAGCCGTGTGCCTCCTCACGGGCCTGGCCTTCACCGCCCTCGGCTTCGCCATCGCGTGGCGCATGGAGACCACGCGCGGTTTCCACGCGGTCATGAACCTGTTTCTGCTGCCGCTCTGGTTTCTGTCGGGGGCCATGTTTCCGGTGGACGGGGCGGCGCCGGTGCTGCAGGTCGTGATGTGGGGCAACCCGGTCTCCTACGCCGTCAGTGGCCTCCGGCACGGCTTCCACGGGTTTGCCGGCACGCCCGCCGCCCTGGCAGGGCCGGGCGTGTGCCTGGCCGTGACCGGTGCCTTCGCGGTGCTCATGACGGGGCTGGCGGTGTGGCAGGTGCGTCGGCCTTTCTTCCAAACGTGACGAGGGCGGCGCCGCCCGCCGTGGCTTCCCGTGCGCCTCAGTCCCGAAAAAGCGTGAACGACTGGCGGTGATGGGGCGTCGCGCCGTGCTCGCGGAGCGCGTCGTAGTGCTGCTGGGTGGGGTAGCCGACGTTCGACGCCCAGTCGTACTCGGGATGTGCCTCGTGCAGGTCGCGCATGAGGGCGTCCCGCTCGGTCTTTGCGAGGATGGACGCGGCGGCGATGGACTGGCTCTTTGCGTCCCCCTTCACGACCGTCTCATGGGGCCACGGCGCGTCGACGAGGTTTCGGTCCCACTGGTTGCCGTCCACGAGCACAAAGTCGGGAGGGGGCCGGCAACCGGACGCGGCGCGGCGCATGGCTTCGAGGGCCGCCTGGAGAATGTTGCGGTCGTCAATCTCCCTCGGAGAGCAGCGG
This window encodes:
- a CDS encoding tetratricopeptide repeat protein; amino-acid sequence: MTIRQSALFALALGTLGLLALSGCSAGNPNMSAAEDAMEQERYERALANVDSAIAQDSANAQAYAMKARILRQMADSTAPPEAYKQRYRQARQAEEKAIEFDPGRRSDIKNQRELAFIQEFQKGADAFNRAQQSSQKSDYLRAAAYFGAAGAIRPDSTGPIRNEAFARLQAARLEGGDQGMQEMSNVIPILERYLEKEDEPERDVYSILSQLYRQGDQPEQALEVTERALDDLSSRPTHFRIQGTRGLSYTGTIEAGGTSRQVKGTTPDRIELSTSDGTVTGAFRKQDGGKKQTKGRLQVGLYTQGTQVANSRTTALEEITISEDLSSVTPLAELQNQRLSALNSTGNTEKAMQAYREQIEKNPENARYRYNYGSLLLNSDRYDEAIEQLSEAVKLDGDDPKKQYNLGAAYLNKGVVLQDSLVSARDSVMDQNRKPTQEEAQMIKDLDEQRLQFFQNAIPPLERARQLAGPNGQYRQNACSALLQAYVQTEQTDKAEDVKQCAGAGGNTSGGSGGR
- a CDS encoding cystathionine gamma-synthase, which gives rise to MPDSSPHDDAALEAPEADGFGTRAVHAGQQPDPSTGAVMTPIYQTSTYAQAAPGEHKGHEYSRVSNPTRTALEGNLASLEGAEHGIAFSSGVAGIDAIVKSLRPGDHVVATDDLYGGTYRLLREVFEPLNIQTSFVDMSDPDAVTDAFTEDTALLWVETPTNPLMRLVDIEALAERAHAHDITVAVDNTFATPYLQQPLAHGADLVLHSATKYLGGHSDLILGAVCTNSDEWAEKLRFQIKSTGAAPGPMDCFLTLRGTKTLHLRMEQHCSSARRLAQMLNAHDKVGHVRYPGLPSHPGHALAQKQMSDYGGMISFELADDEMDKALAVLDAAEVFTLAESLGGVESLIEHPASMTHASIPAEEREKIGLTDSLIRLSVGVESFGDLRDDLDRALSRV
- a CDS encoding DUF427 domain-containing protein, coding for MPTPTTPEPDQESVWDYPRPPALEPEDRRIRVLFNEVTIADTTGALRVLETSHPPVYYLPPDDIATEHLEREQQTTMCEFKGRAVYYTLTVGGRSARSAAWGYPDPTARFAELQDYVTFYASKVDACYVGEEEARAQEGDFYGGWITDDVVGPFKGGPGTMGW
- a CDS encoding AMP-binding protein gives rise to the protein METTTPPSRSGSAARPAPAAPTEVVADLRAARSQCSFDGATAGENPWRGLFYEHLRDEGLPALVKNGAATPAGSLWTGARRWTDSFREASLRAGDRLVVALPPSTAFVQVLIAALWEGVTVAVARPDDDIDGVCAALDARAAVAPEFGPCRWTADPYAGPASVPDALRPVETPPTPAVRFLLRTSGTTERARWIALSDRNVLSVLASHLPHLTLRRARVLSVLPWSHVFGLVLDLLPALLAGAEIIRDPAGGRDPKSLVALGEAWGATHLSAVPLTIRRLWATDRGPALLRRLHGGIVGGAPVAGPLADRLSETRLRAGYGQTEAAPGIALGAPGEWAAHYLGRPLGCQVRVAEDGELLFEGPNACVGVWRRHEGLDRRAPNRTVRTGDLVRREGDALYFEGRKDTAFKLSNGRFVRAGAWEARLKGQFPSLHDALLFTPAGEDLSVALCVDPSASEGPSEAALRDVLGRLGTRLSGCVRVAPEDWAQEGKGTVDRDEMIRRLRATPSSD
- the glmM gene encoding phosphoglucosamine mutase — its product is MATNDTLIASISGIRGIVGQGLDPSVLVRYAGAFGTWCRERANAVDRPSRVVVGRDARPSGDACAQIVIGTLRGMGCDVVDLGMATTPTVEMAVLQEEAAGGIVMSASHNPEEWNALKLLNEAGEFLTPAQGEAVIERAEAGEAAPVPHAALGGYRSRNALPEHIDEILALDLIDPGRIAAQNLSVVVDGINSVGGVALPRLLHRLGVAEENVHCLHCDPTGAFAHPAEPRPDHLTELTAAVPEHEADLGLAVDPDADRLALVDDQGRFVLEELTQVLAADFLWRHREGPFVTNLSSSRAIDDVAARHGQPVYRSAVGEINVVQRMKEVDAVLGGEGNGGVILPGLHYGRDALAGTALVLQHLADSGRSLGTLHDDLPHYAMAKDNLPLPDVAPDRLLAALAEKYSGTNQSTLDGLKINFDESWVHMRPSNTEPILRVYTEAPTQDDAQALADRFCGELREQIDALEAT
- a CDS encoding COX15/CtaA family protein — protein: MSPSRSRASDWTWRRRFSACTVLLTVFLLSWGGVVTSIGAGMAFPDWPTSLGSYNLINPVEEWWLVPAYLAEHGHRLIASLVGAFTVALAAWTWWEDPRAWMRKLGLAAVALVVLQGLLGGLRVLWVSLDLAMVHACVAQLFFAVLVAMTLFVTDTWRRRDGVLPQTDSARHLRRWAYAAAVFIYLQIVLGALLRHPGAGMSGGYTTLHVAGAFAVVGVVLGAFVVAEKHFDSVPAVRRTAWVLLGTMGLQFALGLASLLLTLYEPGGQAGVIAYVVLTVAHLVVGAVLLGASVVMSLLTSRRPQHASPSAPTSGATRDVPERSLARAEP
- the cyoE gene encoding heme o synthase; the protein is MESPPNGSSDSPVAVTTAPSTTDAQASGRTLGAVLWDYLILAKPEISSVVTLSAFAGFLIGSPTGLDGGTLLWTMLGTALCAGGVGTLNHVLERRYDAQMKRTAQRPLPAGRADPKMARRVGILLICLAVGLLCPLVNVLTAVLAALTAVLYLFVYTPLKRTTKWNTLVGTVPGALPALGGYTAATGHLGAGGWATFGILATWQMPHFLSLAWMYRKDYARGDYAMLPVVEPDGNSTAAQMIGFAALLVPVSVLPVLTEAAGWIYGAGVVPLGLWFLWTTIVFHGERTGQKAKRVLKASVLYIPGLVALLLVDWFL
- a CDS encoding ABC transporter ATP-binding protein encodes the protein MPAPAVDIQKVHHSYGAHPALRDVTLQVDPGALYGLLGPNGSGKTTLFRILSTLMPPSEGRARVFGLDTARESGAVRQRIGTVFQEAALDEALTVRENLRFQGALYGLHGAERRERTEDLLRRLDVADRAADPVADLSGGLRRRVDLARGLLHRPDLLLLDEPTSGLDPAARRTFWAAVQQLRADEGTTLLLATHLMDEAERCDRVGILSDGALVADGRPSTLKADLGDETIWLEADAPPALRDRIEAQFGVPTRIVGATVQVAPPDPPAFLSSLYEALSDHIRSATIRTPTLEDVFMVHAGVSPTESRERVLARGDDSND
- a CDS encoding ABC transporter permease, with product MSALRTIGALTAREMLKFVRDRSRVLGALAQPLALWLLLGLGFQNTFQPPQGSVGGSYGAFLLPGILALVLLFTAIFSTISIVEERTSGFLQAVLVAPTPRTALVFGTTLGGTLLATVQALLFLGALPLIDLSPGVAGVGMIVAVCLLTGLAFTALGFAIAWRMETTRGFHAVMNLFLLPLWFLSGAMFPVDGAAPVLQVVMWGNPVSYAVSGLRHGFHGFAGTPAALAGPGVCLAVTGAFAVLMTGLAVWQVRRPFFQT
- a CDS encoding ribonuclease HII translates to MLSHERRLWADGYERVAGLDEAGRGCLAGPVVAAAVIMPPQVEITAIQDSKALSEGQRLDARATIEDEAVAASIARCSPREIDDRNILQAALEAMRRAASGCRPPPDFVLVDGNQWDRNLVDAPWPHETVVKGDAKSQSIAAASILAKTERDALMRDLHEAHPEYDWASNVGYPTQQHYDALREHGATPHHRQSFTLFRD